The DNA sequence AAATTGTGTGTATTGTCTTTGTTGTATGTTCAACATGTTATCAACCATATAGACAAGAAGTATTAAAgaattactaaataaaataaaattgatgttAATATTGAGTTCTTTGTTGCTAATTCGAACTTGGcttagtgcatgtttgggcgccattattttgttaaaaaaagatattttttcaataaaaaaaatctttttttattttttaaggcaAATTTCtagttgtaaaagtaaaagcactagtaaaataaaaaaaaaagatctttttttgaaaagctgtaatttacatctttttttaaaagatcttttttccttaaaaaaagatgtttttcatgtaataaataaacaaaaaagtacttttatattgttatacccaaacataattgatagataaaaagacctttttacatgagatatccaaacataaaattacttttacttctctataagatcttttaaagaaagataactcgaaaaaagatcttttcttaaaagctcacccaaacaaacccTTAATTTTGTGCTAATTTGAAAATGTATATGTTATTTGAAATAAGATAGTGGCGTGGGAGTACCAATATATGCTTTAATTCGGTTATTGAAGCTCTTAAGGTTCCTAACAATTGTTGTAATGGAATCTTATTCTATTTGCAGTATGTAAGCATGCATACTCATTGTCCCAAAATTTGGAACCTATCAGTGAGGGACTAGGTGTTTTACAATTTAAGACCGGTTTGATATCTGTCATTAaggtatatagttattatctaattTTCTATCTGGAATGCAAATTTTACTTAATGTATTGTGTTGCGCATCGTAGCGTATATGTACATGGTTTCTCAAAGCCTGTCTCTGAAAAGTTCTTGTCATTTGGTATCCTTTGGAATTTCAGGATTGGATGCATCTTTGATTTCAGTTTATTGCATAAAATTTCCTGTTGTCAACTATTTCCTATGGCAATTGCTGCTGCTGCTTAATGAAATACTATCATGATCATTTTACTCACAATTTTTTCTTCAATCtgtaattctttttaaaaattgaaagtgAGATTTACCGCTAAAACTACCAGAGGAATCAAGAGACAATATCCTATTGTCAGTGGTTagaagacagaaaaatcatcaaggatACCTAAGAGAGCCAAAAGTTGAAAGGATTCCCTTAAGGTTACGAAAGAAATGGAAGTCCCAAGAGAAAGACGAACCCAGGATTGAATTGGCAATGATAAAGACAAGGAAAGGCTAGGTTTAAAGAGGTATCTCCTATCAAATGATCTGCTCAAAACccacaaaaattataataatactaCAACATAGAATAGCTAGACAATTCCCAACTAGACACAACActttaaacataaaaatgataAGAAAGGGAGACAGTATGATACCACCATAAATTATCATCGAATTATAGCTAGACTTAACATACATCATTCCCTTTTTAGCTCCACCAATATAGAAGTGGACAGATCGTTCTAAAATAGCTGCCAAATAATATGCCAGgcatttctcaaaaaaaaatttaaccacTCTAGTGCATAAGTACTGTTGGTATTATCTGCTCCACCAAGAGCGCACACATGAAACATCTTTGTCATGTATGGATGAACTTAGTAAAACGGGTTTTGAACCTAATCAGATGTTGAGATCAATCAGTTTCATAAGTAATATATAGTAAGCTTTGAAAATTAAGCCTTTGCAAAATTTAGAGAGCTTAGTAGATAGCTGTTTACAGAGTTACTTTCATACACAGTAAATTTTCATGTAATGGTAAAGCTCATCTTACTAAATAAATACTTAAGCTATTTGGCGACACAGGCACATATAAACACCAAGTTTGCTAACTAAGCCCTAAACTCACATGGGACATCCTCCTGCATACCTATAGTTGAGAGAGAAATACCAAGCATTTTATCCCAAAAAATAATTGACATACCATAAAAACACCAGCCCTCAATAAAGCATCCTGCAACTCAGATGAAACAGAAACATTGGCAATAGACTGTAAAGCAGCATCAACAGCTCCTGGTAGAAGCTCAAACTCAGTGCCGTGCACAATGTCTGGAACTAGCCCAGAAAACTCGAGTATCTCAGATCCGGCAGCCTCAAATTAACTAAGAACTGAAAATGTTCGCATGATGTTTGTGGTTCATTTCCAGGAGTAGATGGATGAACAACATACATGCAACGGGAAAGAAGAGTTGCAAGAAGTTGCACTCCTCCATCTCTcgccagctcttctccattcAATGAAGATGCACATCTGGCCACAATAAAAGTCAACAAGCAGCATGAGCTAGAATGGAATTTTACGCCAGGCAAACAAGCTCTGATGCTGCAACAAGGAGAGGTGCTCCATCTGAAAGAAAGAAAATTCTTATCATCCTTGTCCACAGTAACAGCACTTAACAACATGGGATAGCCAGCATATTTGAATAGCTCCAATATGTCTCTATATCTTCTGTATAAAATGCTTTGTCCCCTTCAGCAAAAGAAGCAATCTCCAAGGCTGAGGACCTTGCAATCCTTGCATGGTAGCCTAAGATACAGTTCACAAAAGGTAAATATTTTCAGTGAATTAGAATATAAAAACCTACTGTTGCATGCAAATGATATTATATCACATAAATTACCCCAAGGAGCAAAAAGAAATTTTAACATACATCATGATTTTGCCACCCCAAATCCGTGCATGCATATAACTAAGCCTGTCTATAGCTGGCTTGCAAAAGGAGAAAAGAACAAAACAGTTTATGCATCTACAAAACTCTCCCAATCTGGGTGACATGGGGCTATCACACCATTTCTCACACTAAAGAAAGTACATGGACTTGTTTGCATGATATACTTGCATATCAAAAATTAAGAAGTTAAGACAACAAAACATGTCCCCATGGCATTTGAAGACTTCAAAATAACAAGAGTTTGTCCATACAGTTAACTTCAACATGAGGATAGTTGTGCTGAATATCACGCTATCATAGTAACTTCTATTGATATATGAATCCAAATAAGCTTGTAACATGCAAACTATGTTTACCTGGAGGCGTTCATAAGCCTTCTGCATAGCAAGAAACTTCTCCCTTCCTTCAGGGTTTTTGACAGGATGATATTTCATAGCAAGTTTTTGATATCGTCGCTTTAGCTTTTCCTCGTCGatattttcaatttgctttgattagCTAGATGTTTCATCTGATACCTCCGAAGAGTGCTTTTTATTTACATCATCACTAGATACATCATCCAAGGATATTTCAAGGATCTTGCAAGCTGCTCAACCATAGGCCAATTTGGAATGCGGATTTCATCGCACAGATTCCTCTGGTAATAATGATGACACCACATTTCATCTCTAAGTTCAGGGTATGTAACTGGAGGCATTGGGGCATAGTCATACAAAACATGGCAATACTGTGACAATTTCTGTGGAAAATCACCAAGGTGTTGCAAAACCTGATAAATACATTGAACAGGGATAAATCGAACCGCATGAACAATACCGGAAAGGTAGTTTGGGAAGTACACTTGTATTCTATAAAACCATACACATCAGGCCTTAATTTGCAATACCTGACGTATTAAATTTTCTGCCCTCATTTTATGAGTCCATATTATCTCAGGAGTGTCAGAATATGATACCATTGCAGCAGCAAATGCTGCTGGACCACTGCACTTCAATACATACAACAAAGATTCAGGAAGAAGCCCACCAAGAACACTACGTTTTGCCGAGGCAATGAAGCTGAAACCGCAGCTTCTTCGCCACCATGAAATCCTTGGTGGACATGGGTGACGGCAAAGAGTTGGTCAATTGAAAGTAGATTAGATCCTGGATAGGCCAGTGCAAAATAAAATGCACTAGTGCTGTATAGACGTATCATGGCCTTGGGAATAGCCTTCAACAATGCAGCAGCTGCCTCAACAATACTTGGTTCCCCAGAGAGAATGGCCTGAATTCATAAAGCAACCCACCCCCAACACACACACAACAAAAGAGGGAaaacaatgaaaagaaaaataaaaactagaTTTAAATATTATAAGCAAAGCCTGAGAGCTGCGAAGACGAGACCATATAAGCGAATAGCAGCGCAGCCGAGAGAGTGGTAAATTATTGGAAggatagaaaatattaaaaatcaacTGAAACCATACTATCACATAGTAAACAACTTGAACTAAATATGATAAAGTTAACAAGCAAGGGGACAATTCCTataatctttgaaaaaaaaagtttattaaagTAGTAGTATATCAGAACAAACATATTTTCATACATGGCCAAAtaataaggaaaaacctttgaaGTACCTGTGCAATGTGAGGAAGGCAACATGGACTTGACAAGATTCGTTTTACTCCAGGAGTTGGAGTAACAATTTCTCCAGCATCATCTAAATGAACATGCCAATTTTCAGAAGAATATAACAGGCACAGAAACTTGAGGCTAAAAGAATAAATTGCGGCAAAGAAAATAGTTGGGTAAATTTTTGCAAATGTAAGCAAATTAAATATAGAATTGTAATtggtaaataagttattataGGAGATTGAAGATAGTGGCACCTAAACATATGTTGCTTTTctcattataaataaataaataaattcaagtcATCAAGAATAATAAGGTTTCAGGCCATGAAAGAttaatagcgaaaaaaaaaaggcCAATTCATGCCACATATCagacaagaaataataaagaaTTCGAGATAGAGAAAATATTTACAGAACAATTGATGTTTGTATGAATATCTTCCACCAAAGATGATGACCCTACCTGAGATGGGGTAAGGACAAGAACTCTAAGGGCAAGTGCCCAGCGAAGCTCACGAATATCACGCAATTTCTTCCAATCTAGCATCCCAGAGGCCCAACACCTTGTTGTCCAATCAATAGCCTTCTTGGACCATAACCTTCTAATAGCATCTTTTTTCCACAGGTCCAATTTGAGCACCTTCTTTGTCAATATACATCCATTCCTTGAGTGGCTCCATAAAAGCCGTAGCTGCAATCAAAGGAATAGCTGTCCTCTCCAAAGTTTCATGGACCACTGTAAGAAGATTGACAGCTAATACACAGGCTCCAACTAGAACATAAGCCTCTACATTAGCTAAATCCTTCATCAAAGCCtgaaattgagttgaatttaaCTTTGAGTAGAGCTTGTAAAGTGAAATCaccaaaaggaaagagaaaacaagaaagaataaGTAGATTAAATTTACAAAGACcttcaaaagaaaaagaggtctgtGTCTCAGAGATCTGTCATCTGTCCTATCCAGGAGAACAGTAATGTGAGCTGTGCCTGAAAAAGGACCAACAGTCTTGTAGTGCTGCTCATATACAATTGCCATTGCCCTTGCACTTGTAGTCCTCTCCCAATGCGACATTTCCTCTGCTGAAGTAAGCGTCTTTTTCTTCTCCCGGTTGATGACTCCTCTTGATTTGATTCTTCACGTTGAACTCCATCAGAGCGTGTATGCAAATAAGCAACAAGTCCGGGAGGCAGAATTCAAGGCAATAGCTCCAAAGCGGGTTGATAGGAATCCGCCCAAAGAGCAACAAGTTGTCGACTAACTTCACGGCGTTCACCAGCAGGAAGGAAAAAAGCGTGCAATAAATGCCTCAACAAAGCACCATCGTGCACAGAAGCCTCTCGCACGGACTCCACAACAATAGCATCTTCTTCAGCAATTGATCGCATAATAACAGCTACTGTCTCTCTAACACTTTCGGCAAGATGACCAAATAGTGCAAACAAACGACACTTTAACCAGCAACTTCGCACAACAACTCAACAAAAACATTATGTTGAGTAGTTTCCCCATGTGGATCACAAATCATAGCCTCGAGCACTTCAACCACAGCCATTGACAGCAAAGGTGATACTGACATAGGCTTCAATCTGTTGACAAGAATAATGACATAACTCTGATTAGCAAACAATACTGACTTTGTATGCATAATTGTTGCGTGCCACTCTCCTTTAGAATCCATCACATTAGCATCACCAGGCCCACCACCAATGAGTGCTGCAACAAGCCCGGCAGCCTCAGATGCAACACCCTCTGAACCATTTCTAAGTAAACCCATTATCCTTCCAACTGCTGCTGGAAAAGACATCACGTGTGATGCGGCACTTCTTGATGCAAGTAGTGGATGTAAAGAAGCAATAAAACCCATCACAGTTGCAGAAGCGTTTGGTGATGGGGTGGCAAAGGAGGAGATTCTGGAGGAAGATTTGGGGCTGCAGGAAGCATAGTAATCAAGGCCAAGGTAACCTCTGGCACTTCAACGGTTGAAGGCACATCACTAAAAGGTATACATGCATTGAACTCCCTTATTCTTCGCCATAGTTTAGCTGTTGATCCAGGAATGGAACCACCTTCAGCAACAGCATCCTTGGCAGCTGCTGTTAAATGTTTCAAATGCATTGAAGCACTTTCAGCATCAGCAACTGACTTTTGCTGACCATATTGCAAATAAACACTTCCACAGGGAGGATCAATCCAATGACCAGGCATTGTCAGCCTTGGCAATACAAGTATGGCACATTGACCCTGCACAAAACATCACCAAAACTCAAAGATGCACTTAGACAATGCAGGATTTctttattttggaaaataaaaatataccataTAACCATTTGCCTCAGTAtggtaaaatatttaaaattgataTCAAGATTCCAAGCAATTAAACTAGCAAATGAACTGCCATACTTTACTTCCATCTATACATGCCATAGTAGGAAATTCTTAACCAAGATGAGTTACATCTACCTACTTCAGTTTGAATTGCATCACGAACAGCTGCAAGTAAGCTATTGCGAGATGTGCTTGCATAAACCTACAATTAGTACCATACAAATGAGAAATTCCAGAGCATAAAATTTCATAATTGCAGTAGCATAACATTGCATACATGGATAGGGCATCCATCACTGAATTCAACTGCAAACATCAGGGGCTCTTCAGCAAACCGAACAAGGGAGCTTACTGAAGACAAAGGACAAACAGTAACAGCCTGCACAAATATAGTGAAAATTCTCAATATATGATATAAGCTCTCCAAGTAAAAATCATCTTACATGGAGATAGAAATGTACTGATAAAGCAATTCAGTCAGATATGCATAAAGACTACATAAAACTATTGAATACACAAAATTGCACATTAATTGAAGTTTTATAAAACTTCCATTCTTCCTTAAATTCTATTTTGCCCTGGATAAACAAAGAATGATGCTGCTTGGTACATGACAACTTAAATATATAGGCCCTTAACAATACCCAAAATAGGTGGTCAACAAATCTGCATGTACTTCAAATTATAAAAAGCTGATAATGTGTGTGTTGTTCTAGATATATCAGAACTAAATTCCAAAAACTAGTTGTGCAACTCAATGCATACATTCTTATGTTAGACGGTGATAGATTTCCCAAAGCATTTACACACATTTTTCTATATTACTAGTTGTCTTAACAAATGCGTCACTTATTTCATAATTCTCAGGACGCCTTTCCACGAGTGACACCTTTGTAAGAATGAACTGTCAAGATACGCATCACCATGTTCACCAAGTCCTCCTTTTGGACCAACTCCTAAGCTCAATCCTGGAACATTCAGAGTTCCCTGGGCAGCAGAATGCAACCTTACAGACCAACCACCCAAGGGGGTATCTTCTACTCCAACTGCCTCTTTTGCTGCATTACATTTATAAGCTtaaggttaaaaaaaaaaaaaaaacaaagcaaaagAAACTCACTACAAGCAATAAATAATTCAAATGTGGAAGGAAGATTAATGATGTTATAATTAAGATGTCCGCAACTAGGACAACCCAACAGTGGATTTTGCAGTTTTTGTCTGCAACAAAAATTACTCTATTAT is a window from the Arachis hypogaea cultivar Tifrunner chromosome 1, arahy.Tifrunner.gnm2.J5K5, whole genome shotgun sequence genome containing:
- the LOC112702146 gene encoding dnaJ homolog subfamily C GRV2-like isoform X1 produces the protein MFAVEFSDGCPIHVYASTSRNSLLAAVRDAIQTEGQCAILVLPRLTMPGHWIDPPCGSVYLQYGQQKSVADAESASMHLKHLTAAAKDAVAEGGSIPGSTAKLWRRIREFNACIPFSDVPSTVEVPEVTLALITMLPAAPNLPPESPPLPPHHQTLLQL
- the LOC112702146 gene encoding dnaJ homolog subfamily C GRV2-like isoform X2; protein product: MFAVEFSDGCPIHGQCAILVLPRLTMPGHWIDPPCGSVYLQYGQQKSVADAESASMHLKHLTAAAKDAVAEGGSIPGSTAKLWRRIREFNACIPFSDVPSTVEVPEVTLALITMLPAAPNLPPESPPLPPHHQTLLQL